A genomic region of Bacteroidota bacterium contains the following coding sequences:
- a CDS encoding SMEK domain-containing protein, which produces MNRNPYFNYIEEKLHILARRIETRGKLNLLDIHLHSENFYLHFFNLLYGYKLENQNSKLQNVEAIDLIDHTNRIIIQVSATCTKQKIESALNKKILDSYNNYSFKFISISKDASELRKKLFTNSYSLSFSPTSDIFDITSILNDILNKQAPELKEIYKFIKNELGNEIDIVKLDSNLASVINILSKETWDETNKSDSVNSFEIERKISFNDLKHSKDIIDEYCVYYKKVDEKYSEFDTLGANKSNSVLATIKREYLKLKNIGNSDSVFSAVLEKVKNKVLESSNFVEIPIDELELCIDILVVDAFIRCKIFDNPQNYNYATT; this is translated from the coding sequence ATGAATAGGAATCCTTACTTTAATTACATAGAAGAGAAACTTCATATTCTAGCAAGGAGAATTGAAACAAGGGGAAAGTTGAACCTTCTTGATATTCATTTACATTCAGAGAACTTCTATCTACATTTTTTTAATCTATTATACGGATATAAACTTGAGAACCAAAACTCAAAACTTCAAAATGTTGAAGCAATTGACCTAATTGACCATACGAATAGAATAATAATTCAAGTATCAGCAACTTGTACAAAACAAAAAATAGAATCTGCTTTAAATAAAAAGATATTGGATAGTTATAATAATTATTCATTCAAGTTTATATCAATCTCAAAAGATGCATCAGAGTTGCGGAAGAAGTTGTTTACTAATTCTTACTCTCTATCTTTTTCTCCAACATCAGACATTTTCGATATTACATCTATTTTAAATGATATTTTAAATAAACAAGCACCTGAACTTAAGGAAATTTATAAATTCATAAAAAATGAATTGGGTAATGAAATTGATATTGTGAAACTTGATTCAAATCTTGCTTCTGTAATAAATATCTTATCTAAAGAAACTTGGGACGAAACAAATAAGAGTGATTCGGTAAACAGCTTTGAAATTGAAAGAAAAATATCATTTAATGACCTGAAACATTCAAAAGACATAATTGATGAGTATTGTGTCTATTACAAAAAAGTTGATGAAAAGTATTCTGAATTTGATACATTAGGTGCAAATAAAAGCAATTCGGTTTTAGCAACTATTAAAAGAGAATACCTTAAACTGAAAAATATTGGAAATTCTGATTCTGTTTTTTCTGCAGTTTTGGAGAAAGTTAAGAATAAGGTATTAGAAAGTTCAAATTTTGTTGAAATCCCCATTGATGAATTAGAATTATGTATTGACATATTAGTTGTAGATGCTTTTATTCGTTGCAAAATTTTTGATAATCCTCAAAACTACAACTATGCTACTACCTGA